ATTGGAACTTTCTCGAAAGGAAGTTCAAAGCCTAAGTCTTTTAAATTTGCATAAATATTTGGAAATCTTTTTTTGAAAAATTCCTTTTCAAAGTTTTTAAAAGAGAGGAATACACCTTTGCCAGTTTTTGTAGCATAATCAAATATTGCACGACTTACAATATCCCTTGGTGCTAACTCACCATCTTGATGATATTCAAATAAAAATCTTTTATCATCATCATCAACTATATGTGCACCTTCACCTCTTAAAGCTTCACTTAAAAGTGGTTTTCTAGCAAAATGAGTTCCTCTTACAACCGTTGGATGAAATTGAATCATCTCCATATCTTTTAGTGAAATACCTTTTTCCAAACATATACCTTGTAACTCACCAGATATTGAAGTTGAATTTGTATGATATTTATATAAAGAACCTACTCCTCCACTCGCTATTATTGTATTGTGGGCATAGGCAACTTTTTCTTCTGTCTCATTTACAAAGTATTGAACCCCATAACAAACATCATCTTTGATAAGTAAATCACTTACCACAACATTTGTAACTAGTTCATGGGGAAACTGTTCTATTAAGAACATATGTATCATTCTTCCTGTTGCATCACCATCTGCATGTAAAATTCTACTTCTACTATGGGCTGCTTCTTTTGTAAGTGCAATTTGCCCTTTTGCATTTAAGTCAACTTTTAAACCAGCTTTTATCATATCATTTACTGCTTCATTTGACTTTTCACTTAGAAGTTTTACAGCGGCTTGATTATTATGGTGTACCCCAGCATTTAAAGTATCTTCTATATGAGCTGGAATATCTTCCCTATCAACAGCAAAAGCGACACCACCTTGAGCCCAAAAAGTATTACACTCCCAAGGAGATTTTTTAGACAACAGAAGTACTTTTTTGTCTTTAGGAATAAGTCTTGCTGCATTTAGACCAGCAACACCAGAGCCTATAATTACATAATCGTAAATCACTTCTTAATTACCTCTTTTGAATTGTCAACATACTTAGGGTCAGCTTTAAAACCACACCCTGATAAACTTAATAAAAATAGTGTTATAATGATTGCATGAAAAATGCTAGCGAAATTCTTACTCATTTGAAATATTATCCTGAATTTAAAAAAATTAATACCAATATTACAATAGAAAGATTAATTAAGTCCTTACCTTTAAAACTAAACAAAGGTATAAAATTTGGTTATATAAAAAACCAAACTCTTTTTTTCGTATTAAAACATCCTGTTTATAAAATGGAGTTTGAGTATAACAAGAGTTTGATAAAATCACTTTTAAAAAAAGCAAATATTGCAAATGTAAATGACATAAAGTTTTTTGTAACTAATGTTATTGAGAAAAAAGAAGAAGAACCCAAAGAAGAAGATTTCTACAAAGAGCGCTCTTATGGTATCTTTGAAAACTTTTGTGAAAATGAAGATTTACGAAAGAAATTTGAAGAAATTAGAAAGATAATTAAAAACTCTTAAGTAATTTTTCACATTTTTTATACTCAGGACAGTATATTTCTACCAAATCCCAAAACTTTTTAGAGTGATTTTTATGTTTTATATGTGCTAATTCATGAATCACTACATATTCTATAACATTTGCTGGAAATTTTAGTAAGTTCAAATTTAAATTTATAGTGTTGTCATAAGAACAAGAACCCCATCTTGATTTGTTGTTTCGATACTTTATATTTTTAGGAAATAATTGCATAATTTGTGCTTGATTATTTACTATTGGAGTTATGACTAAAGCAGCTTTGCTTTTATAAAAACTTATTAAGTCAAACCCCTCAAAATCTTTTTTTTCAAATACTTCTCCCAAATAAAAAAACTTATCATCAGAGATTTTTGATGACTTCTTATTTAGATGACTTAAAATCCACTGTTCTTTTCTCTTTATCAAATCTTTTGCTTCATCTAAAGAAAAATATTTATTTGCAGTAATTTGGATAGAATTATTCTCTATAATTCTTAAATAACAATGTCTTACATTTCTTTTATTTATTAATTTTGCATCTACTTCTTTTTCCTGCAATAAAACTTTAAATTTCAAGATTAGCCTTAAGTATAGTTTTGATAAAATCCGCTTAATATTATATTGAAATATAATAAAAAATACATTGAGGAAAATAATGAAAATTGCAAAAAGAATGGAGAACCTATCTCCGTCGGTTACAATGGCTATTACTGCTTTAGGAAGAGAGCTTAAAGCACAAGGTAAAGACATTCTAAGTTTTAGTGCTGGTGAACCAGATTTTGACACGCCTGATATTGTAAAACAAGCGGCAATTAAAGCTATACAAGATGGTCATACTAAGTATACCGCTGTTGAGGGTATCACAGAAACTAAAAAAGCAATCATTACTAAACTAAAAAAAGATCATGGACTAAATTATAATTTAGATGAAATTATAATCTCAAATGGTGCAAAACACTCTTTATTTAACCTTTTTCAAGTATTAATTGAAGAAGGTGATGAAGTAATTATTCCTGCACCTTATTGGGTAACTTATCCAGAGCAAGTTAAATTTTCAGATGGAGTACCTGTTTTTATTGAAACAGATGATACTACAGGTTTTAAAGTAACTGCTGAACAAATAAAAGCAGCTATTACTCCTAAAACAAAAGTATTATTATTAAATACTCCTTCAAATCCAACAGGAGCAATTTACACTAAAGAAGAATTAACTGCTATCGGAAAAGTTTTAGAAGGTACTGATATTTTAGTTTTTTCTGATGAAATGTATGAAAAAATTATATACGATGGCAAAAAGTTTTGTACAGCTGCTGAAGTAAGTGATGATATGTTCCAAAGAACAGTTACAATCAATGGACTTAGTAAAGCAGTTGCAATGACTGGTTGGAGATTTGGATATCTTGCAACTCCACAAAAGAATCTAGTAAAAGCTATGACAAAACTTCAAGGTCAAGTTACATCAAATGTAAATTCAATCACTCAATATGCTGCAATTCCTGCGCTTGAAGGTGAAGCTGATGCTACAATTGAAATCATGAGAAAAGAGTTTGAAAAAAGAAGAGATATATCAGTTGAAAAATTTAACGCTATAAAAGGTATCTCTTGTCTTAAACCAGATGGTGCTTTTTATCTTTTTGTAAATATCAAAGAACTTACATTTGATTCTATGAAATTTTGTTCAGATTTATTAGAACTTAAAGGAGTAGCTGTAGTACCAGGTCTTGCATTTGGTACTGAGGGATATTTTAGATTTTCTTTTGCTACAGATTTAGATTCTATTCTAAAAGGTATTGCTAGAATAGAAGAGTTCGTAAACGAAAACTACTAGTATTATGTCTCCACAAAGAAAAGCAACCATAATCTCTTCAAGTGTTGCAGCAATTCTTACGCTAATAAAATTAGCTGTAGGAGTTGCAAGTGGATCTGTGGCAGTTTTAGCTTCTGCTGTTGATTCCATCTTAGATATGTTTGTATCTGTATTTAACTATTTTGCTATTTCAAATGCAGAAAAACCAGCTGATAAGTATTTTAATTATGGTAGAGGAAAAATTGAAGCCTTAGCTTCTGTTATTGAAGGTACTATTATCAGTTTATCTGGACTTTTTTTATTATATCAAGCCCTTGAAAAAGCTATCACAGGTGAAGTATCAAAGTATTTAGAAGAGTCTTTAACTGTTATGATTATCTCTTTAGTTATCACTACATCTTTAGTTATATACCTTAATTATATAGCTAAAAAAACAAATAATATGGTTATAAAAGCTGATTCTTTACACTATAAAACAGATGTTTATACAAATATTGCTGTACTATTATCTTTAGTCTTAGTAAAATTTACAGGTTATGAAGTAATCGATATAGTTATTGGGGCTTCAATATCATTATATATAATCTATTCAGCATATGAATTAATTCAAAATGGGGTATTAGTTTTACTTGATAAAGCTGTTTCTCAAAAAATAGTAAAAAAAATCGAAAATGCTTTTAATGTAGAAGAAAGAGTAAATAATCACCATCTTTTAAAAACAAGGGAAGTTGGAGATAAGATCTTTGTGGAAGTTCATTTGGTATTTGATTGTCTTATCACTTTAATGGAAGCACACAAAATTTCTGATAGAATAGAAAACAAAATTAGAAAAATCGATAAAAAGAAGAAATGGGTAATCAATATACATATGGATCCATATGATGATTTTGAATCAAATGATGAAAAATAAAATTTTAAAAAAATTACTACTATATTCTTTTATTTCGATAGTTCTCTCTTTATTTTTATCATTTATATATATCTTCTTCCCTCAACTTCCCCAAACCTTTGATAATAGTATAAGGGATACTCTTTTTAAAATAAGAGGAGAAATACCCAATAGCCACAATGTATTTATAGTAGATATTGATGAAAAATCTATACAAGCCTTAGGTCAATGGCCATGGTCTAGAGATAAAATAGCTAAAATCTTAGAAAATCTCACAAATGCAGGAATTGGACTTATTGCTTTTGACGTTGTTTTTGCAGAAAGAGATAGAAGTTCCCCTAAAAAAATTTTAGAAAAATACAATATAAAAAGAGATGATGTTCCTGATTATGATGAAATATTTGCAAAAACTGTTGCAACTACTCCTACAATCTTAGGTTATCAATTTGAGTTAGAAAAAGACAATAAACACATAAGTAAAAAAGCACCCTCTATCCCTGCTATATTTGTAGAAAAAAACAAAAACCCTAATGAAAACTATCTAATCAAAGCAACAGGAACTATTTTAAATACTCCTATGGTTCAAAATAGTGCCTATTCAAGTGGATTTTTTAATAATGTTCCAGATGAATCAGGAATCATAAGAAGTGTACCTTTAATCATCTCATATGATGGGATAATTTATCCTTCACTTGCCCTAGAAGTATTAAGAGTCATTACTGATACTAAAAGAGTTGTTATAAATTATGACAAAGATGGTGTTGAAAATATAAAATTAAATAGTATTACAATCCCAACAGATAGACATGGAAGAATATTAGTAAACTTTAGAGGAAAAGAAAGAAGTTTTAAATATATCTCTGCCCTTGATATATATAATAATAAATTTGACAAAAAAGCTATAGAGGGCAAAATAGCACTAGTTGGAACTACTGCGGCTGGATTACTTGACCTTCGAGCTACTCCTTTTGAGTCTGTTTATCCGGGAGTTGAAGTTCATGCAAATGTTATTGATAATATTTTAACAGGTGATTTTATTTATAAAGCATCGTGGATGGATGGAGTAAATATAGTATTAATTTTTATTCTATCTTTAGTAGTTACCCTTGCTATTACCTTTACTCCATTTTGGTATAATCCTTTTATTACAATGGCATTTTTGGCAGCTACAGGATATGCTGCATATTATTCATTATTTACTAAAGGTATAGTATTTAATATATTTTATCCCATACTCACTATAAGTACAGCAGCCTTAATTGCCACTTTACTTGATTACTTTTTTGAAATAAGGCAAGAAGAAGCTATCAAGAAAAAATTTGCTTCTAAAGTATCAAAAGATGTAATGGATAACTTACTTAAAAACATGGGTGATAGTGGTTTTCAAGCTATGGAAAAAGAAGTTACAGTATTTTTTAGTGATGTAAGAGGTTTTACTCAAATATCTGAAAAGATGGGAAGTGCAAAAAATCTAATTGAATATTTAAATCAATATATGGAACCTATGAGTAATATAATTACAAAATACCAAGGAACTATTGATAAATATATTGGTGATGCTATTATGGCTTATTGGAATGCACCTGGAAATGTAGAAAACCATCCAGATAAAGCAGTACTTGCTTCACTTGAACAAATAGCCCACTTAGAGCCTTTAAATAAAGAGTATGACAAAAATAATAAACCTCATATTGATATAGGGATTGGTCTAAATACTGGTATGGCAATTGTAGGTGAAATGGGAAGTAGTGGGAGAAGTGATTATACAGTTATTGGTGATGCAATTAACTTAGGTGCAAGATTAGAATCCCTATGTAAATTTTATAACTCAAAACTAAATATCTCTAACTTTACAAAGGATGCTTTAAAAGAAGAGTATATCTTTAGGTTTTTAGATTTAGTAACAGTAAAAGGTAAAGTAGAACCTATAGAGATTTGGCAAGTATATGCAAGAGGGAAAGCGCAAGGGGAACAAAAAGAAGAGCTAGAAAAACACCATAAAGCAATTGAGTTATATAAAAACTCAAAATTTAAAGAGGCTTTAGTAATTTTTGAAGAGTTAGAAAATAGTAAAACAAAAACTAACAATAATATCTATAAAATCTATATCCAAAGATGTACTGAATTTATAGAACACCCACCAGAAAACTTTATTGGAGTTTATGAACATACTACAAAAGGTTAGATTTTCAATTTTTTATTAATTTTGTTATACTAAACAAAAAGGATAAAAAATGCAGACAGCTATGATTTTAATCTATATTGTTATGTTTATAATAGCATTTTTCTTAAGCCTTGTTAGTGTGAGATATTTTATAACTATGTGGAAATATAAAAATAGAAAAAAAGATGGTAGCGAAGATGATGATTTTAAAAAGTTCGATTAAACTTTTTTATGACCACAATTGTAATTTTGGTAAATGAGAAACTGCCTTTAAAATATCAGTTTTAGAGATAATCCCAAATAAAATATCATCATCAACAACAGGAACAGCATCAAGATTATAATCAATCATAACTTTAGCCACTCTTCTTATATCTGAAATTGGATCTGTTGTTATAACTTCAGGTAAAAAGACATCTTCTAATTTTCTATTTAATATCTCTTTTACATTATCTATATCAGCCATCAAAAGATTTAATATTATTTTTTTACTTATTAGTCCTATTATTTTCCTATCAATTGAGACTACTGGTATTTGCACAAAATCATACTCTTTTAAAAAATGATATGCTTCTTCTATAGTTGTTTTTGTACCAACGGTAAAGACATCTTTTGTCATGATATCTTTCACTTGGTAAATAAGCTCAGAGGTATCCATATTAGCTATTTTTTTATAGGAGTTTATTACTTCATCATTGTTTTTAGGGTTCTTTTTTTTATGGGAAAAATGTTCAATAATTTCATCATTTGGACTAAATTTTTCTTTAGTTGATTTATCAATTGGTTTAACTTTATGTAAATTATCAGCTGTTGTCTGAACACCTATTATTCCATTTTCATATATTGTAAACATCTTATTTCCTTTTGAAAATGAATAATTGTAACATCATTTTGAGATTAAATACAAATTATTTGATATAAATAGTTTGATTAGATTGTCAAATTTTAGAGTTTTTTCTTCTCTTGAAGAGGTAAACCTCTCCGCTTTCTTACTTTTGTATTGACGAAAAGTAAGCCTTGTGCTTGCACTCTCTTTGAGAAAAACAACTACGGCTGCGAAGCCAAAGGTTCCCTCACTTATTATTTTTATCTTTTCTGATTGGTAAAACTCGTTTATTAAAACTTCCATTTAGGAACTTTTAAACACTCAGACAGTTACCAATCTTATTTAGAAAAGAGAAAAATAAACGTTCGGCTTCTGTAGATGTAGCAATATTATTTGGTGTCTATATATTACTTTATAAACTAGCAGTTAAAACTATCGTCTTTTCTTTCTGCCTTTGATGAAGCTGGAAGTTATATGTTTATTTTCGGGAAAGCCCGAAACTGTTTGAACGTTAAGAAATGACCTAAATGGTCATTTTAGTGAGTTTTGCAGGGCAGAAAATAAATATATAACTGGAAGGTAACTTCGCCTTCATCAATTCGGCAGTCTTTTTGCTTACTTTTTCGAGATCATGCAGGAACGCTAGTGACTAAATCCCGAAGGGTAAAAAGTAAGAAAAACGAAGACCGTCAGGTGTTTATGAGAAAATTTACTCAAATAAAAACTAAAAGCAGGATATAACAGATATTTAGCTATTATAACTACCCAAATTAATAAATAATATATAGGATTTTAAAACTCATATGGCACTAATAGACTTACAAAACATTTCAAAACAATATGACATCAAAGTAATACTTAAAAATGTAAACTTTACACTAAACCAAGGGCAGAGAATCGCTGTCATTGGACAAAATGGTCAAGGAAAATCAACTCTTCTCAAAATCATCACTGGTGAAGTGGAGGTTGATAGTGGAGAAATGGCTATTGATAAATCTCTTAAAATAGAGATGCTAGCCCAACAACCAAAGTTCAAAGACAATCTGATGGTAAGAGATGCTATTGAAGAGCAACTTGTTGAAGTAAAAAGTGCAAAAGATGAGTATGAAGAGATATCTCATAAACTAATGACTGATTATGAAAATGATGCCCTCCTTCATAGACAAAGCGAACTAGCCACATTTTTAGAGTTTCACAATGCTTGGGACTTGGATAATCTAATTGAGCGAGTATTGATAGAGTTCCATTTAAAAGAGTTTGAACACAAAGATGTAAACCTTTTAAGTGGAGGAGAACAAAGACGAGTTAGTCTTGCTGGATTGTTACTTAGAAAACCAGATGTTTTACTTCTAGATGAGCCTACCAATCACCTTGATGTTTATATGGTAGAGTTCCTTGAAGAACTACTTATTAAAAACAACTTTACACTTATTTTTATCTCACATGATAGATACTTTATAGATAATATTGCAACTGAGATTATAGAAGTAGAAAATGGGGAAATCAAAAAATACAAAGGTGGATATACAGACTACCTAGAGCAAAAACAACAAATGCTTGAAATAATGGAAAAAGAACACCACAATCTAATAAGAATGGTAAAAAGAGAAGCTTACTGGATGCAACATGGAGTTACAGCTAGAAGAAAAAGAAATGAAAGAAGAAAATCAGAATATTTTGACCTAAAAAAACAAGCAAAATCAAATCCAGCACTTATAAAAAAGATGAGTGTAGAACTTCAAAGGGAACAAAAGGCATTTAATAGTGAAGATGTAAAAATTCAAAATAAAAGAAAAATGCTCTTCGAACTTGATGACATATCAAAAACACTAGGAAATAAACTTCTTATCAAAGACTTTACAGCAAGAATCTTGCAAAAAGACACCATAGCAATAGTAGGACCAAATGGTACTGGAAAATCAACTATGCTAAGAATCTTTATGGGCAAACTTCAAATTGATAGTGGTAGCTTTAAAAAAGGTGATTTTAAAATCGGGTATTTTGATCAACATAGAGAAATGCTAGATGATAACAGAAATCTTTTAGAAACCTTTTGTCCAAATGGTGGAGATAGAGTTGTACTTCCAGATGGAAGAAACTTACATGTATTTGGGTATCTGAAAAACTTTTTATTTCCTAGAGAATATTTAGATAAAAAAATTGGAGTATTAAGTGGTGGTGAAAAAAACAGAGTAGCCCTTGCACTTTTATTTACTAAAGATATTGATTGTATGGTTTTAGATGAACCTACAAATGACCTTGACATCCCAACAATCAATATCCTAGAAGAGTATTTGCAAAACTTCCAAGGGGCTCTTATATTTGTATCACATGATAGATATTTTGTAGATAAAATTGCAAAAAAACTTTATGTTTTCAAAGGCAAAGATGGTGAGATATTTGAATCTTTTCAACCATATACTGAGTACCTTGAAATAGAAAAAGAGATAAAAGAATTAGAAGCTTATGAAAAAGAGTTAGCGAAAGAAGAAAATGCAAAAGCAAAACAAACAACTAATACTAAAAAACAGACAAAACTAAGCTATAAAGACCAAAGAGATTATGATAATCTCCCAAAAGAAATTGAAGGATTAGAATCAAAAATAGAAGAGATAAATGAGTGTTTATCAAATCCCTCTTGTTATGAACAAAAAGGAATATTAGCAATTTCACAAGAGTTAGAAGAGGTAAATACAATCTATGAGGGTAAAGTTGAACGCTATTTAGAACTTGAAGAATTAATAGAAAGTTTTAACGCATAGTTTGCTACAATAAATAAATTTATAAATTATAAAAGGATTATGAACATGAGTTTAAAAGAACAACTAAAATCAGATTTAAAAGATGCTATGAGATCAAAAGAGATTGTAAAAAGAGATTCTATAAGAGCTATTAATACTATGATAAAACAAATCGAAGTAGATGAAAGAAAAGAGTTAAATGATGAAGATGTTATTAAACTTGTACAAAGAGGTATCAAACAAAGAGAAGAAGCCTCTATGCAATATAAAGATGCAGGAAGAGATGATTTAGCTCAGGTAGAACAAGAGCAAATCGAAGTATTTAAAATATATTTACCACAACAAATAAATGATGAAGAACTAGAAAGTGGAATGAAAGAAGTAATAGCAGAAGTTGGTGCAACAACTATAAAAGATATGGGAAAAGTAATGGGAACTGCAAGTAAAAAATTTGCAGGCGTTGCTGATGGAAAAAGAATAAATGAGATGGTAAAAAAACTTTTAGCATAAAAAAGGAAACTCATGACAAGTATTGAGAAAATAGCGGCCAAGACATTAGAAGTATTAAAAGAACGAAATGTTCAACCAACTCCTAATGAATACAACAAAGAGTTTTGTAATCTTGCAAAAGAGCAAAATGAAAAAATAGAAGAATGTAATTTATTTAAAAACTTAGTTAGTAAACTAACACCCCAAGAAAGGGATGAATTAAATGCAAATGATATTCAGACATTTGAAGAACTTATTGCCCTACTTTTAAAAAGAGTTCATATTAATAATGTCTCGACATTGGCTTCTATTATCAAACAAGCTTTATCGCCATCTATCAATATTCACCTTGATGAACAGCTTACAAATTTTTCTATTAAAATCGGTGATTCTCCAGAACTTATCTTCGAAGAAGATATACAAAAAGAGATGCAAAAACTTTTAGAAAAAAGATTTACAACAGATCAAACCTTACTAAAAGAAAAGACTGCTGATATTGCCAAATTAGTAACACTTATGGGCAAACACCTAAAAGAAGCAATCAACAGTAATCAAAATAGCTCAATCAATGTAACAAGCATAAAAGATGAACTAACATCAATAGATTTAGAAGATAGTAATATTTCTGAATTAGTAACCTTACAAAATAAACTTATAAATGCCGCTTCTAGTATCGAAACAGAGATGAATGAAGTAAATAAAAAATTATCTTCTGGTGAAAACCATGTAAAAGATTTAGAAAACAAGGTTCAAAATTTAGAATCTCAATTAAAAAAAGCAAAAGAAGAGGCAATCATAGACCACCTTACTGGGCTTCTTACAAGAAGAGCTTATGATACAGAGATAAAAACTATAGATAAAAATTTTGAACGAGAAAATATACAATACGCAATAGTCTTTTTTGACTTAGACCACTTTAAAGATATAAATGATACTTACGGTCATGAAGGTGGAGATACGGTATTAAAAACTTTCTCAAAAATACTGAAAAGCCAAACGAGAGAGAATGATATCTTAGCTAGATATGGTGGAGAAGAGTTTGTAGCAACTGTTGAATATAAACTAAGAAGAGAAGTTTTACAATATTTAAAAAGAATAAAAAATATCGTAAATGAAAATAGTTTTAATTATAAAAATAATAAAATAAAAGTGACCTTCTCAGCTGGTGT
This portion of the Arcobacter nitrofigilis DSM 7299 genome encodes:
- a CDS encoding cation diffusion facilitator family transporter produces the protein MSPQRKATIISSSVAAILTLIKLAVGVASGSVAVLASAVDSILDMFVSVFNYFAISNAEKPADKYFNYGRGKIEALASVIEGTIISLSGLFLLYQALEKAITGEVSKYLEESLTVMIISLVITTSLVIYLNYIAKKTNNMVIKADSLHYKTDVYTNIAVLLSLVLVKFTGYEVIDIVIGASISLYIIYSAYELIQNGVLVLLDKAVSQKIVKKIENAFNVEERVNNHHLLKTREVGDKIFVEVHLVFDCLITLMEAHKISDRIENKIRKIDKKKKWVINIHMDPYDDFESNDEK
- the nadB gene encoding L-aspartate oxidase, yielding MIYDYVIIGSGVAGLNAARLIPKDKKVLLLSKKSPWECNTFWAQGGVAFAVDREDIPAHIEDTLNAGVHHNNQAAVKLLSEKSNEAVNDMIKAGLKVDLNAKGQIALTKEAAHSRSRILHADGDATGRMIHMFLIEQFPHELVTNVVVSDLLIKDDVCYGVQYFVNETEEKVAYAHNTIIASGGVGSLYKYHTNSTSISGELQGICLEKGISLKDMEMIQFHPTVVRGTHFARKPLLSEALRGEGAHIVDDDDKRFLFEYHQDGELAPRDIVSRAIFDYATKTGKGVFLSFKNFEKEFFKKRFPNIYANLKDLGFELPFEKVPISPAFHYTMGGIPTNLDAQVVGMKNLYAIGECACTGVHGANRLASNSLLEGIVFSKIAVEHSLKNHFEIDSKAYDKKINTHIRNKSIDKDIKDLLRKLMWESASIVRNESDLRSALNQIEIFLKEDVGRLLFLRLLTAKSILTSALGRKESLGAHFIKEN
- a CDS encoding GatB/YqeY domain-containing protein; protein product: MSLKEQLKSDLKDAMRSKEIVKRDSIRAINTMIKQIEVDERKELNDEDVIKLVQRGIKQREEASMQYKDAGRDDLAQVEQEQIEVFKIYLPQQINDEELESGMKEVIAEVGATTIKDMGKVMGTASKKFAGVADGKRINEMVKKLLA
- a CDS encoding CBS domain-containing protein; the encoded protein is MFTIYENGIIGVQTTADNLHKVKPIDKSTKEKFSPNDEIIEHFSHKKKNPKNNDEVINSYKKIANMDTSELIYQVKDIMTKDVFTVGTKTTIEEAYHFLKEYDFVQIPVVSIDRKIIGLISKKIILNLLMADIDNVKEILNRKLEDVFLPEVITTDPISDIRRVAKVMIDYNLDAVPVVDDDILFGIISKTDILKAVSHLPKLQLWS
- the abc-f gene encoding ribosomal protection-like ABC-F family protein; protein product: MALIDLQNISKQYDIKVILKNVNFTLNQGQRIAVIGQNGQGKSTLLKIITGEVEVDSGEMAIDKSLKIEMLAQQPKFKDNLMVRDAIEEQLVEVKSAKDEYEEISHKLMTDYENDALLHRQSELATFLEFHNAWDLDNLIERVLIEFHLKEFEHKDVNLLSGGEQRRVSLAGLLLRKPDVLLLDEPTNHLDVYMVEFLEELLIKNNFTLIFISHDRYFIDNIATEIIEVENGEIKKYKGGYTDYLEQKQQMLEIMEKEHHNLIRMVKREAYWMQHGVTARRKRNERRKSEYFDLKKQAKSNPALIKKMSVELQREQKAFNSEDVKIQNKRKMLFELDDISKTLGNKLLIKDFTARILQKDTIAIVGPNGTGKSTMLRIFMGKLQIDSGSFKKGDFKIGYFDQHREMLDDNRNLLETFCPNGGDRVVLPDGRNLHVFGYLKNFLFPREYLDKKIGVLSGGEKNRVALALLFTKDIDCMVLDEPTNDLDIPTINILEEYLQNFQGALIFVSHDRYFVDKIAKKLYVFKGKDGEIFESFQPYTEYLEIEKEIKELEAYEKELAKEENAKAKQTTNTKKQTKLSYKDQRDYDNLPKEIEGLESKIEEINECLSNPSCYEQKGILAISQELEEVNTIYEGKVERYLELEELIESFNA
- a CDS encoding CHASE2 domain-containing protein — encoded protein: MMILNQMMKNKILKKLLLYSFISIVLSLFLSFIYIFFPQLPQTFDNSIRDTLFKIRGEIPNSHNVFIVDIDEKSIQALGQWPWSRDKIAKILENLTNAGIGLIAFDVVFAERDRSSPKKILEKYNIKRDDVPDYDEIFAKTVATTPTILGYQFELEKDNKHISKKAPSIPAIFVEKNKNPNENYLIKATGTILNTPMVQNSAYSSGFFNNVPDESGIIRSVPLIISYDGIIYPSLALEVLRVITDTKRVVINYDKDGVENIKLNSITIPTDRHGRILVNFRGKERSFKYISALDIYNNKFDKKAIEGKIALVGTTAAGLLDLRATPFESVYPGVEVHANVIDNILTGDFIYKASWMDGVNIVLIFILSLVVTLAITFTPFWYNPFITMAFLAATGYAAYYSLFTKGIVFNIFYPILTISTAALIATLLDYFFEIRQEEAIKKKFASKVSKDVMDNLLKNMGDSGFQAMEKEVTVFFSDVRGFTQISEKMGSAKNLIEYLNQYMEPMSNIITKYQGTIDKYIGDAIMAYWNAPGNVENHPDKAVLASLEQIAHLEPLNKEYDKNNKPHIDIGIGLNTGMAIVGEMGSSGRSDYTVIGDAINLGARLESLCKFYNSKLNISNFTKDALKEEYIFRFLDLVTVKGKVEPIEIWQVYARGKAQGEQKEELEKHHKAIELYKNSKFKEALVIFEELENSKTKTNNNIYKIYIQRCTEFIEHPPENFIGVYEHTTKG
- a CDS encoding diguanylate cyclase: MTSIEKIAAKTLEVLKERNVQPTPNEYNKEFCNLAKEQNEKIEECNLFKNLVSKLTPQERDELNANDIQTFEELIALLLKRVHINNVSTLASIIKQALSPSINIHLDEQLTNFSIKIGDSPELIFEEDIQKEMQKLLEKRFTTDQTLLKEKTADIAKLVTLMGKHLKEAINSNQNSSINVTSIKDELTSIDLEDSNISELVTLQNKLINAASSIETEMNEVNKKLSSGENHVKDLENKVQNLESQLKKAKEEAIIDHLTGLLTRRAYDTEIKTIDKNFERENIQYAIVFFDLDHFKDINDTYGHEGGDTVLKTFSKILKSQTRENDILARYGGEEFVATVEYKLRREVLQYLKRIKNIVNENSFNYKNNKIKVTFSAGVVLRNDHKTYHDAIQKADILLYQAKNDGRNKIILEDGLVI
- a CDS encoding M48 family metallopeptidase — translated: MKFKVLLQEKEVDAKLINKRNVRHCYLRIIENNSIQITANKYFSLDEAKDLIKRKEQWILSHLNKKSSKISDDKFFYLGEVFEKKDFEGFDLISFYKSKAALVITPIVNNQAQIMQLFPKNIKYRNNKSRWGSCSYDNTINLNLNLLKFPANVIEYVVIHELAHIKHKNHSKKFWDLVEIYCPEYKKCEKLLKSF
- a CDS encoding pyridoxal phosphate-dependent aminotransferase, producing the protein MKIAKRMENLSPSVTMAITALGRELKAQGKDILSFSAGEPDFDTPDIVKQAAIKAIQDGHTKYTAVEGITETKKAIITKLKKDHGLNYNLDEIIISNGAKHSLFNLFQVLIEEGDEVIIPAPYWVTYPEQVKFSDGVPVFIETDDTTGFKVTAEQIKAAITPKTKVLLLNTPSNPTGAIYTKEELTAIGKVLEGTDILVFSDEMYEKIIYDGKKFCTAAEVSDDMFQRTVTINGLSKAVAMTGWRFGYLATPQKNLVKAMTKLQGQVTSNVNSITQYAAIPALEGEADATIEIMRKEFEKRRDISVEKFNAIKGISCLKPDGAFYLFVNIKELTFDSMKFCSDLLELKGVAVVPGLAFGTEGYFRFSFATDLDSILKGIARIEEFVNENY